A window of the Gossypium hirsutum isolate 1008001.06 chromosome A03, Gossypium_hirsutum_v2.1, whole genome shotgun sequence genome harbors these coding sequences:
- the LOC107886234 gene encoding apyrase 2-like isoform X2, which produces MEVFVQVLVSFMWVVLLQLKPSLSYYAKDPQAAANSLTSLLDKAESVVPLDLRSKTAVRVGVRELLKSRSTLKSKANGVKILDGSQEGSYEWVTINYLLGNLGRTYQDTVGIVDLGGGSVQMAYAISKNAASRAPSLPAGQDNYVNEMYLKGSKYYLYVHSYLHYGLLVARAEILKATEDSGNPCILEGFDG; this is translated from the exons atgGAGGTTTTTGTCCAAGTATTAGTTagttttatgtgggttgttttGCTGCAGCTTAAACCAAGTTTGAGCTACTATGCAAAAGATCCACAGGCTGCTGCAAATTCATTAACTTCTCTTCTTGACAAGGCAGAAAGTGTTGTTCCGCTAGATTTACGATCAAAGACTGCTGTGAGAGTTGGG GTTAGGGAACTTTTGAAAAGTAGAAGCACCCTTAAATCCAAGGCAAATGGGGTCAAAATTCTGGACGGCTCTCAAGAAGGTTCTTATGAGTGG GTGACAATAAATTACCTACTAGGGAATTTGGGAAGGACATATCAAGACACAGTTGGCATAGTTGATCTTGGTGGTGGATCTGTTCAAATGGCGTATGCCATCTCCAAGAATGCTGCTTCAAGAGCTCCAAGTTTACCAGCTGGACAGGAcaattatgtaaatgaaatgtATCTCAAGGGATCAAAATATTACCTCTATGTACACAG TTATTTGCACTATGGCTTACTGGTAGCTCGAGCAGAAATTTTGAAGGCCACTGAAGATTCTGGCAACCCTTGCATCTTGGAGGGTTTTGATG GTTGA
- the LOC107886233 gene encoding ribonuclease J isoform X3, which yields MKITLVIPALDPHTPIYASSFTMELIKKRLKENGILVPSRLKVFKIRRRFKAGPFEIEPLRVTHSIPDCCGLVLRCADGTILHTGDWKIDESPLDGKTFDRQFLEELSKEGVTLMMSDSTNVLSPGRTVSESAVADALSRHISGAKGRIITTQFASNIHRLGSIKAAADVTGRKLVFIGMSLRTYLDAAWKDGKAPIDPSTLVKAEDIDAYAPKDLIIVTTGSQAEPRAALNLASYGSSHSFKLNKEDVILYSAKVIPGNESRVMKMLNRISEIGSTIVMGKNEGLHTSGHGYRGELEEVLQIVKPQHFLPIHGELLFLKEHELLGKSTGIQHTTVIKNGEMLGVSHLRNRRVLSNGFSSLGKENLQLMYSDGDKAFGTSTELCVDERLRIASDGIIVVSMEILRPQKIDGMVENTLKGKIKITTRCLWLDKGKLLDTLHKAAHATLSSCPVNCPLAHMERTVSEVLRKTVRKYSGKRPEVIAIALENPAGVLSDELNEKLSGNYNAGFGLPTLRKVVDGHPRRGPPNKMKAEDDGILHLENASEPSLLDDDAEPERFLPVEDSSISSPDYTERLTPNTDDSDELEEHEPEVRSDGTASNGDDSEVTGSQPKSSKPKRNKWKPEEVKKLIKMRGDLHSRFQVVKGRMALWEEISTSLLEDGITRSPAQCKSLWASLVQKYEESKNEKRSHKSWPYFEDMNKVLSDFEATATT from the exons CTGATTAAAAAGCGTTTGAAGGAGAACGGGATTTTAGTTCCGTCTAGActtaaagtatttaaaattagGAGGAGATTTAAGGCTGGGCCATTTGAAATAGAGCCTCTCAGGGTGACCCATTCTATTCCTGATTGTTGTGGATTAGTTCTTCGCTGTGCTGATGGTACAATTCTTCACACTGGGGATTGGAAG ATTGATGAATCACCTTTGGATGGGAAAACTTTTGATCGACAGTTTTTAGAGGAACTCTCAAAAGAAGGAGTAACACTG ATGATGAGTGACTCAACCAATGTATTGTCACCTGGAAGGACAGTTAGTGAAAGTGCAGTAGCGGATGCATTGTCGAGACATATTTCAGGTGCTAAAGGAAGAATTATTACTACCCAGTTTGCTTCAAACATACACCGGCTTGGAAGCATAAAGGCTGCTGCAGATGTAACTGGTAGAAAGTTG GTATTTATTGGCATGTCATTGAGGACATATCTAGATGCTGCTTGGAAGGATGGAAAAGCTCCAATTGATCCATCAACTCTG GTGAAAGCAGAAGATATTGATGCCTATGCTCCAAAGGATTTGATAATCGTCACAACTGGATCCCAA GCAGAGCCACGTGCTGCCTTGAATCTTGCATCATATGGAAGTAGTCATTCCTTTAAACTGAACAAGGAAGATGTGATTCTCTATTCAGCTAAG GTAATCCCTGGTAATGAATCTCGGGTGATGAAGATGCTAAACCGCATATCAGAGATTGGATCAACTATAGTGATGGGTAAGAATGAGGGGCTGCACACTTCTGGTCATGGATATCGTGGAGAACTG GAGGAAGTACTTCAAATTGTGAAGCCACAACATTTTTTACCTATACATGGAGAGCTTTTGTTTCTAAAGGAGCATGAGCTACTTGGAAAATCAACTGGCATTCAGCACACCACT GTTATAAAGAATGGAGAGATGCTTGGGGTTTCTCATTTGAGGAATAGAAGAGTTCTGTCCAATGGTTTCAGTTCCCTTGGGAAGGAGAATTTGCAG CTAATGTACAGTGATGGTGATAAAGCATTTGGCACATCAACCGAACTTTGTGTTGATGAGAGACTAAGAATTGCATCTGATGGCATTATAGTGGTCAG CATGGAAATTTTACGCCCTCAAAAGATAGATGGCATGGTTGAAAATACCTTAAAAGGGAAGATAAAAATAACTACTCGCTGCTTATGGTTAGACAAGGGGAAGCTTTTAGATACACTCCATAAAGCTGCTCATGCGACACTGTCAAGCTGTCCTGTGAATTGTCCTCTAGCTCACATGGAAAGAACTGTTTCAGAGGTATTGAGGAAGACAGTAAGGAAGTATAGTGGTAAAAGGCCTGAAGTCATTGCCATTGCATTGGAGAACCCGGCTGGAGTTCTATCTGATGAGCTGAATGAAAAGCTATCTGGCAATTACAATGCTGGTTTTGGGTTACCAACATTGAGAAAAGTGGTAGATGGGCATCCAAGAAGGGGACCACCAAACAAAATGAAAGCAGAAGATGACGGTATTTTGCATTTAGAGAATGCCTCGGAACCAAGTTTATTAG ATGATGATGCTGAACCTGAAAGGTTCTTGCCCGTGGAAGACAGCAGCATTTCAAGTCCTGACTATACAGAAAGGCTTACACCCAATACTGATGATTCTGATGAATTGGAGGAACATGAGCCAGAGGTTAGGAGTGATGGCACTGCAAGCAATGGAGATGACTCAGAAGTGACAGGCTCTCAACCAAAGTCGTCAAAGCCTAAGCGGAACAAATGGAAACCTGAAGAGGTTAAGAAGCTAATTAAAATGCGGGGGGATTTGCATAGCAGATTTCAAGTTGTGAAAGGGAGAATGGCCCTCTGGGAAGAAATATCTACAAGTTTGTTGGAAGATGGAATTACTCGAAGCCCAGCGCAGTGTAAATCTCTATGGGCATCTTTGGTTCAGAAATATGAG GAAAGCAAGAATGAGAAGAGAAGTCATAAAAGCTGGCCCTATTTTGAGGACATGAATAAAGTTTTATCTGATTTTGAGGCAACAGCCACTACATGA
- the LOC107886234 gene encoding apyrase 2-like isoform X1, producing MEVFVQVLVSFMWVVLLQLKPSLSYYAKDPQAAANSLTSLLDKAESVVPLDLRSKTAVRVGVRELLKSRSTLKSKANGVKILDGSQEGSYEWVTINYLLGNLGRTYQDTVGIVDLGGGSVQMAYAISKNAASRAPSLPAGQDNYVNEMYLKGSKYYLYVHSYLHYGLLVARAEILKATEDSGNPCILEGFDGMFEFLWLQPTL from the exons atgGAGGTTTTTGTCCAAGTATTAGTTagttttatgtgggttgttttGCTGCAGCTTAAACCAAGTTTGAGCTACTATGCAAAAGATCCACAGGCTGCTGCAAATTCATTAACTTCTCTTCTTGACAAGGCAGAAAGTGTTGTTCCGCTAGATTTACGATCAAAGACTGCTGTGAGAGTTGGG GTTAGGGAACTTTTGAAAAGTAGAAGCACCCTTAAATCCAAGGCAAATGGGGTCAAAATTCTGGACGGCTCTCAAGAAGGTTCTTATGAGTGG GTGACAATAAATTACCTACTAGGGAATTTGGGAAGGACATATCAAGACACAGTTGGCATAGTTGATCTTGGTGGTGGATCTGTTCAAATGGCGTATGCCATCTCCAAGAATGCTGCTTCAAGAGCTCCAAGTTTACCAGCTGGACAGGAcaattatgtaaatgaaatgtATCTCAAGGGATCAAAATATTACCTCTATGTACACAG TTATTTGCACTATGGCTTACTGGTAGCTCGAGCAGAAATTTTGAAGGCCACTGAAGATTCTGGCAACCCTTGCATCTTGGAGGGTTTTGATGGTATGTTTGAATTTCTTTGGTTGCAACCAACACTATAA